One stretch of Penaeus chinensis breed Huanghai No. 1 chromosome 27, ASM1920278v2, whole genome shotgun sequence DNA includes these proteins:
- the LOC125039793 gene encoding adhesion G protein-coupled receptor L3-like has protein sequence MPPYDVSYPATTDYYWGTIHKTMTDVNGVADNYEVTAGPFGFGQAISVSSDKEQCVKQNDYNVAVDSCSGNPTDCDKGISISVWEKPIFSATVFEALNNSALASKKYVLSTGGDSAGHPGIAIYHDGLYLVAVVSTGDEYWELKVAGPLQNNTWSNIAIRWEQPGADDGTLDEKTGGLEMFVNLMKVGHQVDSESSAPAKQPLDPTEMMLGCHKDADNQLYRGFNDAEYDELATWTRKLPDNETLFFFGGYEANFSDIEPEKFQSMLTQVELKDPAQMAFAINILSKMTSTENVDPTTATPTEAAATSSSSGPTAGSPTAATTQSVQTAAEAAGVKQITTMRNIMKTMTNLDNINPDMPYSGFKSAMSLLDVASNLLGKDSFPKWRGLQSKKDEPGSSELVENLGNWLTTMARELSFSNESDTIDFAKTTDNIMVQVVKMMPDDLAKKGKYFETPNYKHPNIKPHMDEWDLPYDRAVVPTDLFADERCGERPVSITMQLFDTYDDVVPMKVNPATLHPREHNIIDSRVIDIHITVDLVRNSDGLIDPSAPDCKPDPDKLKDTPVRYKLEHNIKEFSLRQLSFHSDEKQTETKQRYCVWWNDEIGDFGSWDTTGCSLLKTTDEHTLCACDHFGTFSILAEKIEPKEVPEEKLWLTILRYVGYSLSFVCLIIYIVVIAISGDLKEQFHLMGMNLSIAVLLGSICMLITDIHAVRDDRHACTALGTLLHVFYLAAGAWIAALGHACFKAITSGVVGGRLRAYWFMCWGIPLISMGLSYLLFLHDLGDDPRCFIAWENTPKYVFFAPQMLFVFCSFFFGTIVLCNLATPALRKDNLIDDYGTFCRGASLVMLFFDLIWTFGLLTYIRFNFREPDFYPIFQVLNSWMGLIILLFIGMGSKRWRMVVLGQAKSRRKMLLGYEFGGSKPGDDEKERLGSPEDQRSKASSRPSSRPSSRPSSRPSSGRASPVSPSGVDMNRPATSASDFPSRPASRGQVAGRPGSRTSSATT, from the exons ATGCCGCCCTACG ACGTCTCGTACCCAGCGACCACGGACTACTACTGGGGTACGATTCACAAGACCATGACGGATGTGAACGGCGTCGCGGACAACTACGAGGTGACGGCGGGGCCCTTCGGCTTCGGACAGGCAATCAGCGTCAGCAGTGACAAGGAGCAG tgCGTAAAGCAAAATGACTACAACGTCGCAGTGGACTCTTGTTCGGGAAACCCCACTGACTGTGACAAAGGCATCAGTATCAGCGTGTGGGAGAAACCTATCTTCAGCGCCACGGTCTTTGAGGCCTTAAACAACAGCGCCCTGGCTTCGAAGAAATACGTCCTTTCCACCG GTGGCGACAGCGCGGGCCACCCAGGGATCGCCATCTACCACGACGGCCTGTACTTGGTGGCGGTGGTGTCCACGGGCGACGAGTACTGGGAGCTGAAGGTGGCGGGGCCGCTGCAGAACAACACCTGGAGCAACATCGCCATCCGGTGGGAGCAGCCTGGCGCTGACGACGGCACACTCGACGAGAAGACCGGTGGCCTGGAG ATGTTCGTGAACTTGATGAAGGTGGGCCACCAGGTGGACAGCGAGTCCTCCGCGCCAGCCAAGCAGCCCCTGGACCCGACGGAGATGATGCTTGGCTGCCACAAGGACGCCGACAACCAACTATACAGAGGCTTCAACGACGCGGAGTACGACGAGCTCGCCACTTGGACAAGGAAGCTCCCGGACAACGAGACGCTGTTCTTCTTCGGTGGATACG AGGCTAACTTCTCTGACATCGAGCCCGAGAAGTTCCAGAGCATGCTGACCCAGGTTGAGCTGAAGGACCCCGCCCAGATGGCTTTTGCTATCAACATCCTGAGCAAGATGACCTCGACGGAGAACGTGGATCCCACGACGGCGACCCCGACGGAGGCTGCCGCCACCTCCTCGTCTTCAGGTCCAACAGCCGGAAGCCCAACAG CCGCAACGACCCAGAGCGTGCAGACCGCGGCGGAGGCAGCGGGTGTGAAGCAGATTACGACCATGAGGAACATCATGAAAACCATGACGAACCTGGACAACATCAACCCAGACATGCCTTATTCCGGATTCAAGTCCGCTATG AGCCTCCTCGACGTGGCCAGTAACCTGCTGGGGAAGGATTCGTTCCCGAAGTGGCGAGGTCTCCAGAGCAAGAAGGACGAGCCGGGGTCCTCTGAGCTGGTCGAGAACCTAGGGAACTGGCTCACCACCATGGCCAGGGAGCTCAGCTTCAGCAACGAGTCGGACACCATTGACTTCGCCAAGACCACGGACAACATCA tgGTGCAAGTAGTGAAGATGATGCCCGACGATTTGgccaagaaaggaaaatattttgaaaCGCCGAATTACAAGCACCCCAATATCAAACCTCACATGGACGAGTGGGACTTGCCTTACGATCGAGCTGTGG TTCCAACGGACTTGTTTGCGGACGAGCGATGCGGAGAGCGGCCCGTGAGTATTACGATGCAACTCTTCGATACCTACGACGACGTGGTGCCCATGAAGGTCAACCCGGC GACCCTCCACCCGCGGGAGCACAACATAATCGACTCCCGCGTCATCGACATCCACATCACCGTCGACCTCGTCCGAAACTCCGACGGCCTCATCGACCCGTCGGCGCCCGACTGCAAACCTGACCCCGACAAGCTGAAGGACACGCCAGTGCGCTACAAGCTGGAACACAACATCAAAGAATTTTCTCTGCGACAATTAAGCTTCCACTCGGACGAAAAGCAAACGGAG ACCAAACAAAGGTACTGCGTTTGGTGGAACGATGAAATCGGTGACTTCGGTTCCTGGGACACGACCGGCTGCTCCCTCCTGAAGACCACTGACGAACACACTCTCTGTGCCTGCGACCACTTCGGCACTTTCTCCATTCTGGCTGAGAAAATCGAGCcgaag GAGGTGCCGGAGGAAAAATTGTGGCTAACCATCTTGCGCTACGTGGGCTACAGTCTCTCCTTCGTGTGCCTCATCATCTACATCGTGGTCATTGCTATTTCTGG TGACTTGAAGGAGCAGTTCCACCTCATGGGCATGAACCTGTCCATCGCAGTCCTCCTCGGCTCCATCTGCATGCTAATCACAGATATCCACGCGGTGAGAGACGATCGCCACGCGTGCACTGCCTTGGGAACCCTCCTGCACGTGTTTTACCTCGCTGCTGGGGCGTGGATAGCGGCCTTGGGCCACGCGTGCTTCAAGGCCATTACGTCAG GCGTCGTCGGAGGTCGATTGCGTGCCTATTGGTTCATGTGTTGGGGCATCCCGCTCATATCAATGGGTCTTTCGTATCTGCTGTTCCTGCACGACCTCGGCGACGACCCCCGCTGCTTCATCGCGTGGGAGAACACACCGAAGTACGTGTTCTTCGCGCCGCAGATGCTCTtcgtcttctgctccttcttcttcggcACCATCGTCCTCTGCAATCTTGCCACACCGGCACTTAG AAAAGATAATCTAATCGACGACTACGGAACCTTCTGCCGTGGGGCTTCCCTCGTCATGCTCTTCTTCGACCTCATCTGGACTTTCGGCCTTCTCACCTATATCCGCTTCAACTTTAGAGAGCCAGATTTCTATCCTATATTTCAAGTTCTTAACTCGTGGATG ggcctcatcatccttctcttcatcGGGATGGGCTCCAAGCGGTGGCGGATGGTCGTGCTCGGTCAGGCCAAATCCAGG CGGAAGATGCTGCTCGGCTACGAGTTCGGCGGCTCGAAACCCGGCGACGACGAGAAGGAGCGGCTGGGCTCGCCCGAGGACCAGCGCAGCAAGGCCTCCAGCCGCCCCTCCAGCCGCCCCTCAAGCCGCCCCTCCAGCCGCCCCTCCAGCGGGAGAGCCTCGCCCGTCAGCCCCTCGGGG GTCGACATGAACCGGCCTGCGACCTCCGCGTCCGACTTCCCGTCTCGGCCTGCGTCGCGGGGCCAG GTCGCTGGGAGGCCCGGATCCCGCACGTCCTCGGCCACAACCTAA
- the LOC125039788 gene encoding uncharacterized protein LOC125039788, which translates to MITNHLPPPPLLLCCPRPPTLPSFRADPSVPTSSTTPEPPITYPPHVSIQELLYERTTDMHAGSLEDFMSGANGEDAETFELTDGPFGFGYAVKIKADNKECLVKQNYESTGDCTKDPNICSKGFSISIWEKADFSYDIFWTINDLENEPKRYVLSTGGDETGHPGIAIYHQGISLVAIVSTGDEYWKLEVYGPFHNSTWNNIGILWSRPQLDHGGLEMHVNHRRVGTVFKGIASTRKSPLSPPELMIGCHKDSDNQLYRGYNDAEFDELALWKRSLLDNETMFFLGGYEGEMSFIDPEEYQMMLEKTDLKDPSQLVTAFKVLSQMNIASKPENATEEEAMNNTLRLQSVMSSLTNPENVKRDLAVDDWAKLLDIIHATSNLLDDDSEDTWRVLEAKGKPGSTEVARDFEGYYLNLLEKVSLGGETKLDYTKTSENIAARCEKTLIRDFMSASSYVSPDYNQMKSLYSEWDRPMDKIFVPTNIFTDERCLEREVSILTVLYDTFDDVAPNKVSKGTILPSRPNYLDSRVLSVRVKGVPKLDAEGRVVPSSPKCDPDPDTIARHPMKIIFEHNVKEKALRRILFHDEEPTTKINYRHCVRWNDQYQMWDSDGCRVEETTITYTRCSCRGFGSFAIMVEEIEPIVAPEIPEGMILLIKILYLVSMICLLLYMLVVGLSGDLKDQHHLVGLNMAGCLLLADLMVLLTYLLPIHEGRHNCAIVGSLIHGFFLAAGGWMAMMGHTAFKTITAGVIGGKLRSYFFLSWGITITSIGVTYMAFLRHLGTDPRCFISWTNEVKGVFFVPQLGFCMAAVFFVCIVFFNLHTASLRNGTILADYRSFSIGSSVLALYFSTTWAIGCAALIRWESEVPNLYPIYEMLNSFTGVVLLLSIGFGSRRFRMSLSGQYKKKRQMLNDYKNKSDDAQPLGSPEDQPRPISAASTVIAQ; encoded by the exons atgataactaaccatttacccccccccccccttcttttatgttgcccccgcccccccacccttccttcattCCGAGCAGATCCCAGTGTTCCAACTTCCAGCACCACCCCGGAGCCTCCGATCACCTACCCGCCGCACGTCTCTATACAGG AGCTGCTCTACGAGAGGACGACCGACATGCACGCGGGGTCCCTGGAGGACTTCATGTCAGGCGCCAACGGGGAGGACGCGGAGACCTTCGAGCTGACGGACGGCCCCTTCGGCTTCGGCTACGCGGTCAAGATCAAAGCGGACAACAAGGAG TGCCTAGTGAAGCAGAATTACGAGAGCACCGGTGACTGCACGAAAGACCCAAACATCTGCTCCAAGGGCTTCAGCATCAGCATCTGGGAAAAGGCAGACTTCAGCTACGACATATTTTGGACCATTAACGATCTGGAAAACGAGCCCAAGCGATACGTCTTGTCTACAG GCGGCGACGAGACAGGGCACCCCGGCATTGCCATCTACCACCAAGGGATATCCCTGGTAGCCATCGTGTCCACCGGCGACGAATACTGGAAGCTGGAGGTGTACGGGCCCTTCCATAACTCGACCTGGAACAACATCGGCATCCTGTGGTCCCGACCGCAGTTGGATCATGGGGGCCTAGAG ATGCACGTAAACCATAGACGGGTAGGGACCGTTTTCAAGGGAATAGCGAGTACAAGGAAGAGCCCGCTGAGCCCGCCGGAACTCATGATCGGATGCCACAAAGACAGCGACAACCAGCTGTACCGAGGCTACAACGATGCTGAGTTCGACGAGCTGGCCTTGTGGAAGCGCAGTCTGTTGGACAATGAGACCATGTTCTTCTTGGGAGGATATG AAGGGGAAATGAGCTTCATCGACCCTGAGGAATATCAGATGATGCTCGAGAAAACGGACCTCAAAGACCCTTCGCAGCTCGTGACCGCATTCAAGGTGCTGTCCCAGATGAACATCGCTTCTAAACCCGAAAACGCCACAG AGGAAGAGGCAATGAACAACACGCTAAGGCTCCAGAGTGTCATGTCGTCCCTCACCAATCCAGAGAACGTCAAACGAGATCTCGCGGTCGACGACTGGGCCAAGCTCTTG GACATCATCCATGCCACAAGCAACCTCCTGGACGACGACAGCGAGGACACCTGGCGCGTGCTGGAGGCGAAGGGCAAGCCCGGCTCCACGGAGGTCGCCAGGGACTTCGAAGGATACTACCTCAACCTCCTAGAGAAAGTCAGTCTGGGCGGAGAGACCAAACTAGACTACACGAAAACGTCGGAAAACATTG CCGCTCGGTGTGAAAAAACCCTTATCCGCGACTTTATGTCTGCAAGCTCCTACGTCTCTCCGGATTACAATCAGATGAAGTCGCTCTACTCGGAGTGGGACCGACCCATGGACAAGATATTCG TTCCAACCAACATCTTTACGGACGAGAGATGCCTGGAGCGCGAGGTGTCCATCCTGACAGTCCTCTACGACACGTTCGACGACGTCGCCCCCAACAAAGTCAGCAAAGG AACCATCTTGCCCTCCAGGCCAAACTACCTGGACTCGAGGGTGCTGAGCGTGCGCGTGAAGGGCGTGCCGAAGCTGGACGCGGAGGGGCGGGTCGTGCCCAGCTCCCCCAAGTGCGACCCTGACCCTGACACCATTGCGAGACACCCGATGAAGATTATATTCGAGCACAATGTCAAGGAGAAGGCCCTCAGGAGGATACTTTTCCACGACGAGGAGCCAACGACTAAG ATCAATTACCGCCACTGCGTAAGATGGAACGACCAGTATCAGATGTGGGACAGCGACGGGTGCCGCGTGGAGGAGACCACCATCACCTACACCAGGTGTTCCTGCAGGGGATTCGGTTCCTTCGCGATCATGGTCGAGGAAATCGAACctatt GTGGCCCCTGAAATACCAGAAGGGATGATACTGCTGATCAAAATTCTTTACCTGGTGTCCATGATTTGCCTTCTTCTGTATATGCTTGTCGTTGGATTATCCgg AGACCTGAAGGACCAACACCACCTGGTAGGCTTGAACATGGCCGGCTGTCTGCTACTCGCAGACCTTATGGTCCTGCTGACGTACCTTCTGCCGATTCATGAAGGCCGCCACAACTGCGCGATTGTCGGGTCGCTCATCCATGGCTTCTTCCTCGCTGCTGGGGGCTGGATGGCTATGATGGGCCACACTGCATTCAAGACAATTACTGCAG GTGTTATCGGCGGGAAACTTCGCTCCTACTTCTTCCTGTCTTGgggcatcaccatcacctccatcgGAGTGACTTACATGGCGTTCCTGCGTCACCTTGGCACCGATCCCCGATGCTTCATATCATGGACAAACGAGGTCAAGGGGGTATTTTTCGTGCCCCAACTGGGCTTCTGCATGGCGGCCGTTTTCTTCGTGTGCATCGTCTTCTTTAACCTGCACACAGCTAGTCTAAG GAATGGCACCATCCTGGCAGATTACAGATCCTTCAGCATAGGATCATCCGTCCTTGCCCTGTACTTCTCCACCACCTGGGCCATCGGCTGCGCTGCCCTCATCCGCTGGGAAAGCGAGGTGCCAAACCTGTATCCAATCTATGAGATGCTCAACAGCTTCACG GGTGTGGTGCTCCTCCTCTCTATTGGCTTCGGATCGCGGCGGTTCAGGATGTCGCTTTCGGGACAATACAAAAAGAAG CGTCAAATGT